The following proteins are encoded in a genomic region of Xanthomonas cassavae CFBP 4642:
- a CDS encoding DUF3560 domain-containing protein — MNLNTPALKRDTQDQEPAPASSKAMCDSNSNQIDHTEEKTPMNSYEAKLEARRERLLTRAQEANKNADSLHKKARSMAGAIPFGQPILVGHHSESRDRNYRKRIHKTFGKAFAEMDNAQHYASKAAAVGTGGSPAMTRMRSPSCARSWKRWKHHRSG, encoded by the coding sequence ATGAACCTAAACACGCCCGCGCTGAAGCGCGATACACAAGATCAAGAGCCGGCTCCTGCATCTAGCAAAGCAATGTGTGACAGCAACAGCAATCAGATCGACCACACCGAAGAAAAGACCCCGATGAACAGCTATGAAGCCAAGTTGGAAGCCCGCCGTGAACGCCTGCTGACCCGTGCCCAGGAAGCGAACAAGAACGCCGACAGCCTGCACAAGAAAGCCCGTTCGATGGCCGGTGCGATCCCGTTCGGCCAGCCCATCCTCGTTGGGCATCACAGCGAAAGCCGGGACCGTAATTATCGCAAGCGCATACACAAGACGTTCGGCAAGGCGTTCGCCGAGATGGACAACGCCCAGCACTACGCGAGCAAGGCGGCGGCAGTCGGAACGGGGGGATCTCCAGCGATGACCCGGATGCGGTCGCCAAGCTGCGCAAGGAGCTGGAAGCGATGGAAGCATCACAGGAGCGGATGA
- a CDS encoding avidin/streptavidin family protein gives MMSMSMRQCAACVVLLGSCISLAQAAPTCNNPVGEWKNQLGSTLTITAVQTSGQLQGTYISPSGTTGSVYPLVGWFANPVAGSTASSKLPAITFSVQWGNYGSMTAWTGTCDASGGVPAITTVWHLVRTGSQYSWDHMLTNSDVFVPK, from the coding sequence ATGATGTCCATGTCAATGCGTCAATGTGCTGCCTGCGTTGTGCTGCTCGGAAGTTGCATCTCGCTCGCCCAGGCAGCGCCAACCTGCAACAACCCGGTAGGCGAATGGAAAAACCAGCTGGGTTCCACACTCACGATCACCGCCGTACAGACCTCCGGTCAGCTCCAGGGTACGTACATCTCGCCTTCCGGCACCACTGGTTCGGTGTATCCGCTGGTTGGCTGGTTTGCCAACCCGGTGGCTGGGTCGACGGCATCGAGCAAACTGCCCGCCATCACTTTTTCGGTGCAGTGGGGTAACTACGGCAGCATGACTGCCTGGACCGGTACCTGTGATGCGTCTGGCGGCGTGCCGGCCATCACCACAGTCTGGCACTTGGTACGGACCGGCTCCCAGTATTCGTGGGACCACATGCTGACCAACAGCGATGTTTTCGTCCCCAAATGA